The following proteins are encoded in a genomic region of Leptospira fainei serovar Hurstbridge str. BUT 6:
- the tuf gene encoding elongation factor Tu, which yields MAKEKFDRSKPHLNVGTIGHVDHGKTTLTAAITTTLAKVLGGKNKAVAYDQIDNAPEEKARGITIATSHQEYETANRHYAHVDCPGHADYVKNMITGAAQMDAAILVVSATDGPMPQTKEHILLARQVGVPYIIVYINKADMLADDEREEMIQMVEMDVRDLLNKYNFPGDDTPIVYGSALKALEGDDSELGTKSIIKLMEALDTYVPNPKRIVDKPFLMPVEDVFSITGRGTVATGRVEQGTLKINDEVEIVGIRPTTKTVVTGIEMFRKLLDSAEAGDNIGALLRGTKKEDIERGQVLAKPGSITPHKKFNAEVYVLTKDEGGRHTPFFNNYRPQFYFRTTDITGVCNLPSGMEMVMPGDNVTMSIELIHPIAMDKGLKFAIREGGKTIGSGVVAEITE from the coding sequence ATGGCTAAGGAGAAATTCGACAGGTCCAAACCTCACTTAAACGTCGGAACGATCGGGCACGTAGACCACGGGAAAACCACCCTAACTGCAGCAATTACCACAACCCTCGCGAAAGTGCTGGGCGGTAAAAACAAAGCTGTCGCCTACGACCAAATCGACAACGCACCTGAGGAAAAAGCCCGCGGAATAACGATCGCTACTTCTCACCAGGAGTATGAGACTGCAAACCGTCACTATGCTCACGTTGACTGTCCAGGTCACGCTGACTATGTTAAGAACATGATCACCGGAGCTGCTCAGATGGACGCAGCTATCTTGGTTGTTTCTGCAACAGACGGACCAATGCCTCAAACAAAAGAGCATATCCTGCTCGCTCGTCAGGTAGGCGTTCCTTATATAATCGTATACATCAACAAAGCGGACATGCTCGCAGATGATGAGCGTGAAGAAATGATCCAAATGGTTGAGATGGACGTTCGCGACCTTCTGAACAAATACAACTTCCCAGGCGATGATACCCCGATCGTTTACGGTTCAGCCCTCAAAGCCCTCGAAGGCGATGATTCGGAACTTGGAACGAAATCGATTATCAAATTGATGGAAGCTCTGGATACTTACGTTCCGAATCCAAAACGTATCGTAGACAAGCCGTTCCTGATGCCGGTAGAGGACGTATTCTCTATCACTGGTCGTGGAACTGTTGCTACGGGTCGTGTTGAGCAAGGAACCCTCAAAATCAACGACGAAGTCGAGATCGTAGGAATTCGTCCTACTACCAAGACTGTCGTTACCGGTATTGAGATGTTCCGCAAGCTACTTGATTCTGCAGAAGCAGGCGACAATATCGGCGCTCTTCTTCGTGGAACCAAAAAAGAAGACATCGAAAGAGGACAGGTTCTCGCTAAACCGGGTTCAATCACTCCTCATAAGAAGTTCAACGCGGAAGTTTACGTTCTTACGAAAGATGAAGGCGGACGTCACACCCCATTCTTCAACAACTATCGTCCGCAGTTCTACTTCAGAACCACCGACATCACCGGTGTTTGTAACCTGCCTTCCGGAATGGAAATGGTTATGCCTGGTGACAACGTAACTATGAGTATCGAGTTGATTCACCCGATCGCAATGGATAAAGGTCTCAAATTCGCAATTCGCGAAGGTGGAAAGACCATTGGTTCCGGCGT
- a CDS encoding elongation factor G-like protein gives MDLPLLNPGIFAHIDAGKTTLLERILFETGRISSPGSIEEGTTESDYLTEEIERGISIQSTVARIPWPNAESRRLLLQFVDNPGHLDFQPQANASLLAVDLGLVLIDSFEGLKSQTFQNVESLRKAQKPILFFLNKLDRQGADILSSLVDLEVALGTEPILMFRDDFSLPVLEGTGREDELLPLLEWDPQLSEGYLKNPDDISSLAKSGLVKGFWSGKVFPVLGGSALHGQGISELLRFLELLATGKPMLKPSIPGASGVVFKREIHPDLGKLLYFQAWTPIRVGDKFHSEQEVGSMNTIYRVSAREHEEANQAAVGELLATDCLLFLKPGDVLWGHKSEKSSLLSPIRKQFHLILEPEKGEDREELWRGLEELAWVDTSLEIGILPETGQFRLSGMGELHLEIALSRLKEFFPKSFQTSGIHIARFALWKNLVKKVAFQHTAFDQKVSSGQVLASLESSHSFSKGVRFKIQLPEEVEKAIESAFAEVTATGQAGEEILGLSLIVEAFDPPKDGSELDFSSLVKVAVIKGLKDIIPSNTDHIGPLSEMEILLPDSYLGDVLASLAKREAKIRKVISVTEGRSLIQASAAAQNLLGFSGVLRNMAQGRGVLSLDTLFDFDHHSVLH, from the coding sequence ATGGATCTCCCCCTTCTTAATCCCGGTATCTTCGCGCACATTGACGCCGGCAAAACCACCTTGCTCGAAAGAATTTTGTTCGAAACCGGACGGATTTCTAGTCCAGGCAGCATAGAGGAGGGGACCACAGAATCGGATTATCTGACAGAGGAAATAGAGCGCGGTATCTCGATTCAATCTACCGTCGCTAGGATTCCGTGGCCGAATGCGGAGAGTCGGCGATTACTTCTACAATTCGTGGATAATCCCGGTCATTTGGACTTTCAGCCTCAGGCTAACGCATCTCTTTTGGCGGTGGATTTAGGACTGGTTCTGATAGATTCGTTCGAAGGCTTGAAGTCGCAAACGTTTCAAAATGTCGAATCTCTTCGCAAGGCTCAAAAACCTATTTTATTTTTCTTGAATAAACTCGATCGTCAGGGAGCGGATATTCTATCTTCATTAGTCGATCTAGAAGTTGCCCTAGGTACGGAGCCTATCCTGATGTTCCGCGACGATTTTAGTCTTCCGGTATTAGAAGGCACCGGAAGAGAGGACGAACTTCTTCCTCTTCTGGAATGGGACCCGCAGCTTTCGGAAGGCTATCTTAAGAACCCTGATGATATTTCGTCCTTGGCCAAGAGCGGGCTTGTGAAAGGGTTTTGGAGCGGCAAAGTATTTCCTGTTCTCGGCGGTTCAGCGCTGCATGGGCAGGGGATATCGGAACTTTTGCGTTTTTTGGAGCTTCTAGCAACGGGAAAACCTATGCTGAAACCTTCGATACCTGGAGCATCGGGAGTGGTATTCAAGAGAGAGATCCATCCCGATCTAGGTAAGTTACTGTATTTTCAGGCATGGACTCCCATTCGGGTAGGAGACAAATTTCATTCCGAACAAGAAGTCGGCTCCATGAATACTATTTACCGAGTTTCCGCAAGAGAGCATGAAGAAGCGAACCAGGCAGCGGTAGGCGAACTCCTTGCCACCGACTGCTTGTTGTTTTTGAAACCGGGAGATGTTCTTTGGGGACATAAGTCGGAAAAAAGCAGCTTATTGTCTCCAATCAGAAAACAATTTCATCTTATTCTCGAACCGGAAAAGGGCGAGGATCGCGAAGAGCTTTGGCGAGGGTTAGAAGAGTTGGCTTGGGTAGACACGAGCTTGGAGATAGGCATTCTACCCGAAACAGGACAATTTCGCTTATCAGGGATGGGAGAATTGCATCTTGAGATCGCACTTTCTCGCTTAAAGGAGTTCTTTCCAAAAAGTTTTCAGACCAGCGGAATACATATTGCAAGATTTGCACTTTGGAAAAATTTGGTTAAAAAGGTCGCATTTCAGCATACCGCGTTCGATCAAAAAGTCTCGAGCGGTCAGGTGCTCGCGTCCTTGGAAAGCTCTCACAGTTTCTCCAAGGGAGTGCGGTTTAAAATACAGCTACCGGAAGAAGTAGAAAAGGCAATCGAATCTGCATTTGCAGAAGTGACTGCCACGGGACAGGCTGGGGAAGAAATCCTCGGCTTGAGTTTGATCGTCGAAGCTTTCGATCCTCCTAAGGACGGTTCGGAACTTGATTTTTCTTCTCTTGTGAAGGTGGCTGTTATCAAGGGCTTAAAGGACATAATTCCGTCTAACACGGATCATATTGGTCCTCTTTCCGAGATGGAGATTCTATTACCGGATTCTTATCTAGGAGATGTCTTGGCAAGTTTAGCTAAGCGAGAGGCAAAGATTCGGAAAGTAATTTCGGTTACGGAAGGCCGCTCCTTGATCCAAGCAAGTGCTGCTGCGCAAAACTTGCTTGGCTTTAGCGGTGTTCTTAGAAATATGGCTCAGGGAAGGGGCGTCCTATCTTTGGACACCCTTTTTGACTTTGATCACCATTCTGTATTGCATTAA
- a CDS encoding spinster family MFS transporter — translation MEINGKQTKNAWRILILLFFANLLNFFDRTIPAIIIEPIRHEWNLTDLQLGFIGSAFTIIYAMAGIPLGRLADSGIRKKIMGWGLAAWSAFTAINGLAWNYTSFLFVRMAVGIGEASYAPAANSLIGDLFPAHKRARAMGVFMLGLPLGLVLAFFTVGAMVKSFGTWRAPFFIAAIPGILLAVFLFFIKEPERGAAEIVSISKKPIDRPIYTVMKNRTMWWIILSGLTFNFAAYSVNTFLVSLLQRYFHISLTSAAVTTGFIVGITGLVGLTVGGWIADKIHQKSERGRLLFGAINLLVSGIAIWYALRQSDEFIISFTILFALGWLASYNYYTCVYPAIQDVIEPRLRATAMALYFAAMYLLGGAAGPAVVGWLSDYLARAAMVRAGAIEITEQFKAVGLHDSLYLIPVMVFATAAFVFLASRSFPEDAANMKREMSS, via the coding sequence ATGGAAATTAACGGAAAACAAACCAAGAACGCATGGAGAATTCTGATTCTATTATTCTTTGCGAACCTTTTGAACTTTTTTGATCGAACAATACCTGCGATCATCATTGAGCCGATTCGTCATGAATGGAATTTGACCGATCTTCAACTTGGATTTATAGGTTCCGCATTTACAATCATATATGCGATGGCCGGCATTCCGTTGGGACGCCTTGCCGATAGCGGGATTCGTAAAAAAATCATGGGTTGGGGATTAGCCGCCTGGAGTGCGTTTACAGCGATTAACGGGCTCGCTTGGAATTATACCTCTTTTCTATTCGTTAGAATGGCGGTGGGAATCGGCGAAGCTAGTTATGCTCCCGCAGCAAACTCTCTGATCGGCGATCTATTTCCGGCTCATAAGAGAGCGCGTGCAATGGGCGTTTTTATGCTAGGGTTACCGCTCGGGCTGGTGCTCGCTTTCTTTACGGTCGGCGCAATGGTTAAATCTTTCGGGACTTGGCGTGCTCCGTTTTTTATCGCTGCAATTCCGGGAATTCTATTGGCCGTCTTTTTGTTTTTCATCAAGGAACCGGAAAGAGGTGCAGCCGAAATCGTTTCGATATCCAAGAAACCGATCGATCGTCCGATATATACGGTAATGAAAAATCGCACCATGTGGTGGATTATTCTTTCGGGTCTAACTTTCAATTTCGCGGCGTATTCGGTGAATACCTTCTTAGTCTCCTTACTCCAACGATACTTTCATATTTCCTTAACTAGTGCGGCAGTGACCACCGGCTTCATCGTCGGTATTACCGGACTTGTCGGCTTAACCGTCGGCGGTTGGATCGCGGATAAAATTCATCAAAAGTCGGAGCGCGGACGTTTGCTCTTTGGAGCCATAAATCTTTTGGTATCCGGGATCGCAATTTGGTATGCCCTAAGACAATCGGATGAATTCATAATTTCTTTTACGATCCTATTCGCTCTCGGTTGGCTTGCCTCTTATAATTATTATACTTGCGTATATCCCGCCATTCAGGACGTCATCGAACCCAGACTCCGAGCCACGGCAATGGCGCTTTACTTTGCGGCAATGTATTTACTCGGAGGCGCTGCGGGCCCGGCAGTCGTAGGTTGGCTCTCCGACTATCTAGCTCGAGCCGCGATGGTTCGCGCCGGAGCGATCGAGATTACGGAACAATTCAAAGCGGTAGGCTTGCACGACTCGCTGTATTTAATTCCCGTTATGGTATTTGCAACCGCTGCCTTTGTTTTTTTGGCTTCCAGAAGCTTTCCCGAAGACGCGGCTAATATGAAGCGGGAGATGTCTAGTTGA
- a CDS encoding LIC_13387 family protein, with the protein MNPKILLRIASFLILFHAVGHTFGMQTRKNVQDPPAKALIQTMSEVKVPMMGKMTNRSYDDFYYGMGIALSVALLSITILLWILGGIAVSNPQNAKNLLYPILFNLSGLAVIEFVYFFPLPAWTSTLSSICIVLTLIRLGKK; encoded by the coding sequence ATGAATCCTAAGATATTATTACGGATAGCGTCATTTTTAATTCTTTTCCACGCCGTCGGCCATACGTTCGGCATGCAGACAAGAAAAAACGTTCAGGATCCTCCGGCTAAAGCCTTAATTCAGACGATGTCCGAGGTAAAGGTTCCGATGATGGGAAAAATGACGAACCGTTCTTATGACGATTTTTACTACGGAATGGGGATTGCATTGTCCGTAGCTCTCTTGTCTATTACGATTCTATTATGGATTCTCGGCGGCATAGCGGTATCAAATCCCCAGAACGCAAAAAATCTACTGTACCCGATCCTATTCAATCTATCCGGCCTGGCAGTTATTGAATTCGTTTATTTCTTTCCGTTACCCGCATGGACATCGACCTTATCCTCCATTTGTATCGTGCTCACGCTGATTCGATTGGGCAAAAAGTAA
- a CDS encoding VOC family protein, with product MKHLTNWIEIPVMNLDRAVGFYSGILGIEFHRTEIGPIKYAIFPSEDSFNCGALVQGESYSPSDNGIVVYLDGGPDLDKILQKVEAAGGQVTLKKTFLSPEAGYIGFFLDTEGNRIGLQNP from the coding sequence ATGAAACATCTAACCAACTGGATTGAGATCCCTGTCATGAACTTGGATAGGGCCGTCGGATTTTACTCCGGAATATTAGGAATCGAATTTCACCGCACGGAAATAGGCCCCATCAAATATGCGATTTTCCCGAGCGAAGACTCTTTTAATTGCGGCGCCTTGGTTCAAGGGGAATCATACTCACCGTCCGATAACGGGATCGTAGTTTATCTGGACGGAGGGCCGGACCTGGATAAGATTTTGCAAAAAGTCGAAGCTGCGGGCGGGCAAGTTACATTGAAGAAAACGTTTCTTTCTCCCGAAGCGGGATATATAGGATTTTTTTTAGATACTGAAGGGAATCGAATCGGATTGCAAAATCCATAA
- a CDS encoding helix-turn-helix domain-containing protein has protein sequence MDITFFKPKRELRDSIAKIWVHQNRGKEIVLPSWLIVPDGEIKIIFPFYGNIRCTIADRGRLHRTSNLIISGMRTEPGYLNFEQGLGTIGIILQPEAAYRFFDLPMSEIANMTLSAADLFGDKIREWEEILMDLPSVELKVEFIQNRLIQRLRRKKNRDSLIEYAVRDLRMNAGRKTIQELSLELGFSRRHLNRRFMETIGVGPKLLANVFRFQSIYKIVKNRKSSRLQDRIFYDRYYDQAHFIKDFRRFTGSSPGRYIEEATDYGKLFPD, from the coding sequence ATGGATATTACTTTTTTCAAACCGAAGAGAGAATTACGGGATTCGATCGCCAAAATATGGGTTCATCAAAATCGAGGAAAGGAAATCGTTTTGCCTAGTTGGTTGATAGTTCCCGACGGGGAAATTAAGATTATTTTTCCCTTTTACGGGAATATCCGTTGTACCATCGCGGATCGGGGACGGCTTCACCGCACTTCCAATTTAATTATTTCAGGAATGAGAACGGAACCCGGGTATCTGAATTTCGAGCAAGGATTAGGAACGATCGGGATTATTTTACAACCCGAAGCCGCTTATCGTTTTTTCGATTTGCCTATGTCCGAGATTGCGAATATGACCCTGAGCGCAGCGGACTTATTTGGCGACAAAATTCGCGAATGGGAAGAAATCCTCATGGATCTTCCTTCGGTGGAATTGAAGGTGGAGTTCATTCAAAACCGCTTAATTCAACGATTAAGACGAAAGAAAAATCGTGACTCGCTAATCGAATATGCCGTACGGGATTTGCGAATGAACGCTGGCCGAAAAACCATTCAAGAACTATCTCTCGAATTAGGTTTTTCAAGGCGCCATCTCAACCGAAGATTTATGGAAACGATCGGTGTCGGCCCGAAACTATTGGCCAATGTTTTTCGATTTCAATCCATTTATAAAATCGTTAAAAACCGGAAATCATCGAGATTACAGGATCGAATTTTCTACGATCGTTATTATGACCAGGCTCATTTCATCAAAGATTTCCGCAGGTTTACCGGAAGTTCTCCCGGGCGTTACATAGAGGAAGCGACCGATTATGGAAAACTATTTCCCGATTAG
- a CDS encoding TMEM175 family protein, with translation MSGTNNYNEIAGQRIHRTEALADGVFAVAFTLLILDVKVPIAETIRSETDLCVYLISISHKLLSYCLSFITLGIFWVGHSMQYTFIVRSDRHLSWISILYLAFVTLLPFTTAFLSEFIEFKTAIGLYWLNIVLLGTTIYFHWAYAYKNGLVDSKHSMIGKIDKTIRNRVLYAQLLYAAAALLCFINNYLSIIAIFLIQLNYAIAPRFQRRSIR, from the coding sequence ATGTCCGGAACCAATAACTATAATGAAATAGCCGGACAGAGAATTCATCGCACCGAAGCTTTGGCTGACGGAGTTTTTGCCGTTGCATTCACTCTTTTAATACTGGATGTAAAAGTTCCGATTGCGGAGACGATTCGTTCTGAAACGGATTTGTGCGTTTATCTGATTTCAATTTCGCATAAGCTCTTAAGCTATTGTTTGAGTTTCATTACTCTTGGAATATTTTGGGTCGGACATTCAATGCAATATACGTTCATCGTTCGAAGCGATCGTCATTTAAGCTGGATATCCATCCTATATCTTGCTTTCGTAACGCTCTTACCGTTTACGACCGCCTTTCTGAGCGAATTCATCGAATTTAAAACTGCGATAGGTTTATATTGGCTCAATATCGTTCTACTCGGTACCACCATCTATTTTCATTGGGCATACGCGTATAAAAACGGTCTCGTTGATTCGAAGCATTCGATGATTGGCAAGATCGATAAAACGATTCGGAATCGGGTGCTTTATGCACAGCTTCTTTACGCTGCCGCGGCCTTACTTTGCTTTATAAATAATTATCTAAGCATTATCGCAATATTTTTGATACAGTTGAACTATGCGATTGCGCCAAGATTTCAACGGAGATCAATCCGATAA
- a CDS encoding DUF1761 domain-containing protein has translation MQPEIHLNYFAIIAGVLANIVIGFLWYGPLFGKAWAAEMGFPKDMKPDTKQMMKSMVLMVIGSFLTAYVLAHSVDSWRPSSWKVGEDQPAWTYGFFAAFFTWIGYYVPLLFGSISWEGRSWKLFSINAAYYFVSLQTIGMILAYWRL, from the coding sequence ATGCAACCCGAAATTCATTTAAATTATTTCGCAATTATCGCGGGAGTTTTGGCGAATATAGTAATCGGTTTTCTTTGGTATGGCCCGCTGTTCGGAAAAGCTTGGGCGGCGGAAATGGGTTTTCCAAAAGATATGAAACCGGATACCAAACAAATGATGAAATCAATGGTATTGATGGTAATAGGATCCTTTTTGACGGCTTACGTGTTGGCACATAGCGTGGATAGTTGGAGACCCTCTTCCTGGAAGGTCGGAGAAGATCAACCCGCCTGGACATACGGATTCTTTGCGGCTTTTTTTACCTGGATCGGATACTATGTTCCTCTTTTATTCGGCTCCATTTCTTGGGAAGGCCGCTCTTGGAAACTTTTTTCAATTAATGCCGCATACTATTTCGTTTCGCTTCAAACGATAGGAATGATCTTAGCATACTGGCGGCTTTAA
- a CDS encoding SDR family NAD(P)-dependent oxidoreductase, with protein sequence MNSILVTGVSSGIGLALTEKLIKNGSFVFGSVRSKDQGLTLKNRLGERFYPLYFDVTDETAISEAEIEVKSVLGSKNLNGLVNNAGVVIPGPLKEMPISAFRKQLDINLIGPFAVIQKFLPLLGARPDNMELPGRVVNISSMSGVRTFPFLGAYSVSKYGIEALTDGLRRELGLYGIDVISILPGAILTPMTDKINNDLRTSLAFSDYQNSLLKFMKLNESNAHRGIPLSRVVDTIIIALETKRPKVRYFLKSSFIVDTLLSKYLPTRIFDKLIAITFGIRKRKS encoded by the coding sequence ATGAATTCGATACTAGTTACTGGCGTAAGTTCCGGAATTGGATTGGCCTTAACTGAAAAATTGATTAAAAACGGCTCATTCGTATTCGGTAGCGTTCGATCAAAGGATCAAGGTCTTACCTTAAAAAACAGGCTTGGTGAGCGTTTTTATCCTTTGTATTTTGATGTAACAGACGAGACCGCTATTTCCGAGGCGGAAATAGAAGTGAAGAGCGTTCTAGGATCAAAGAACCTTAATGGATTAGTGAACAATGCAGGTGTCGTTATTCCAGGACCGTTAAAGGAAATGCCCATTTCGGCTTTTCGTAAACAATTAGATATTAATTTAATAGGTCCATTCGCCGTTATTCAGAAATTTCTTCCGCTCTTGGGCGCAAGGCCGGACAACATGGAACTTCCCGGTCGGGTCGTAAATATTAGTTCGATGAGCGGCGTAAGAACTTTTCCGTTTCTCGGAGCATACTCGGTTTCTAAATACGGTATCGAGGCTCTCACTGACGGTTTGAGAAGGGAATTAGGGCTTTATGGAATTGATGTGATTTCAATATTACCGGGAGCTATTTTAACTCCGATGACTGATAAGATTAATAATGATCTTCGAACATCCTTGGCCTTTTCCGATTATCAAAATTCTCTTTTAAAATTTATGAAACTTAATGAGAGTAACGCGCATAGAGGAATTCCGTTAAGTAGGGTAGTCGATACTATTATTATCGCATTAGAAACTAAAAGGCCGAAAGTCCGTTATTTTCTTAAAAGCAGTTTTATCGTGGATACGCTTCTGTCGAAGTATCTTCCTACGCGAATTTTCGATAAATTAATCGCGATCACCTTCGGGATACGAAAACGAAAATCTTGA